A region from the Armatimonadota bacterium genome encodes:
- a CDS encoding CocE/NonD family hydrolase: protein MSRTATTGNLFAEPGSHTRAFGERLLKLLAYLSLLLSCLALPAHAWQSAPAADSGKIVLSVRDTRIATDDFIIRADGSSQWTEVISLGSNPVTLHSQLAWQKGRLVSVTSTAAARGSFTLTLQPRQNLVVNGKPVAAKPIPAQVLPYADMAPHLFSYAVAALKTPGPVNRQIRLLASESVGPAGPVTLFATMKDEGAITGTVNGKPLATHRYSVVLAGPIGNIDTTVTTDVAGHVLMWQVPGQSLTAIRIGYEELEKPAGAAAADLSQPTFTVTRETDVKVPMRDGVLLAADIYRPAAPGRYPAILSRTPYGRTVAGEGEFYARRGYVYVSQDTRGRGNSTGVFRPFVDECDDGYDSIEWLAKQPWCDGRVGMIGASYGGFVQWAAASENSPHLKCIVPIVSPPDPFFNVPYAFGALFLAPDLWWLQVVDQKVVHIPDPLEPMRKLVAHPLTPLSSVDKLILGHTSPQWQEWLKHSTNDTYWKRGSFDQKLKSIGPLPALNVSGWFDGDGIGTRLNYAAMIASGHANQRLIYGPWSHELDTTTHLGPYNFGPQSIIDLNTLYLRWFDRWLKGVHNGITHEPPVKVFLMGANQWRDFAAWPPRRAVETRFYLHSSGHANSDHSNGTLTRSRPAGAEPPDRYRYDPSHPYISPALKRALAAKGSPQSAALQRPYGTPTVLVYTTAPLTHDLTVAGPVDLTLEASSTAVDTDWYASLSDVQADGREAGLVSGVLRASFRNSSSAPKPLVPGKVTRFHLNLWALGMVFPKGHRLRVAITSSGFPTYDRNLDTGSLEPHATTGPAATESIYHTKVHASYLSVYTLP from the coding sequence ATGAGCCGAACTGCTACCACGGGTAACCTTTTCGCTGAACCCGGTTCACACACCCGTGCTTTTGGAGAGCGGCTTTTGAAACTGTTGGCGTACCTTTCCCTGCTCCTCTCATGTTTGGCTTTACCGGCCCATGCTTGGCAGTCGGCGCCGGCCGCAGATTCGGGCAAGATCGTCCTTTCCGTCCGCGACACCCGGATTGCCACCGATGACTTTATTATCCGGGCCGATGGCAGCAGCCAGTGGACCGAGGTGATCAGCCTTGGGTCCAACCCGGTGACGCTTCACAGTCAGTTGGCGTGGCAGAAGGGCCGACTGGTGAGCGTGACCTCAACAGCCGCGGCGCGCGGTTCCTTTACACTCACGCTTCAGCCGCGTCAGAACCTCGTGGTCAACGGCAAGCCAGTCGCGGCGAAGCCGATCCCAGCACAGGTGCTGCCTTATGCCGACATGGCGCCTCATCTGTTCTCGTACGCGGTAGCGGCGCTGAAGACGCCGGGACCGGTAAACCGGCAGATACGCCTGCTGGCCAGCGAAAGCGTGGGTCCGGCCGGGCCTGTGACGCTGTTTGCCACGATGAAGGATGAAGGTGCAATAACCGGCACGGTGAACGGTAAACCGCTCGCGACGCATCGCTACTCTGTGGTCCTGGCCGGTCCTATCGGCAATATCGACACCACCGTAACCACCGACGTTGCCGGTCACGTGCTGATGTGGCAGGTGCCTGGCCAGAGTCTCACCGCAATCCGCATCGGGTATGAGGAGCTCGAAAAGCCCGCCGGCGCGGCGGCCGCAGACCTCTCTCAGCCTACGTTCACGGTAACCAGGGAGACCGACGTCAAGGTGCCGATGCGCGACGGCGTACTGCTTGCAGCCGATATCTACCGACCGGCAGCGCCGGGTCGCTATCCGGCAATTCTTTCGCGCACACCCTACGGGCGCACCGTGGCCGGGGAAGGCGAGTTCTACGCCCGCCGGGGTTATGTGTACGTTTCGCAAGACACACGTGGGCGAGGCAATTCCACCGGTGTCTTCCGTCCGTTCGTGGACGAGTGCGACGACGGCTACGATTCGATCGAGTGGCTGGCGAAGCAGCCCTGGTGCGATGGCCGTGTGGGTATGATCGGGGCATCGTATGGCGGCTTTGTTCAGTGGGCCGCAGCCAGCGAAAACAGCCCCCACCTGAAGTGCATTGTGCCGATTGTTTCGCCACCGGATCCGTTCTTCAACGTGCCGTATGCGTTTGGCGCGCTGTTTCTGGCGCCAGATCTCTGGTGGCTCCAGGTTGTCGACCAGAAGGTGGTCCACATCCCCGATCCGCTGGAGCCGATGCGGAAACTGGTGGCACATCCGCTCACTCCGCTGTCATCGGTCGACAAGTTGATACTCGGCCATACCTCGCCGCAATGGCAGGAGTGGCTGAAACACTCTACGAACGACACCTACTGGAAGCGCGGCAGCTTCGATCAGAAGCTGAAGTCGATCGGCCCGCTTCCCGCACTCAACGTATCGGGCTGGTTTGATGGCGACGGCATCGGAACACGCTTGAACTATGCTGCCATGATTGCTTCCGGGCATGCCAATCAGCGTCTGATCTATGGCCCATGGTCGCACGAACTCGATACGACCACCCACCTGGGTCCGTACAACTTCGGTCCGCAGTCGATCATCGACCTCAACACGCTCTATCTGCGCTGGTTCGACCGGTGGCTGAAGGGCGTTCACAACGGCATCACCCATGAACCGCCCGTCAAGGTGTTTCTGATGGGCGCGAATCAGTGGCGCGATTTCGCGGCCTGGCCACCAAGACGCGCCGTGGAGACGCGTTTCTACCTCCACTCATCCGGCCATGCGAACAGCGACCACAGCAACGGCACGCTGACCAGGTCGCGTCCCGCGGGCGCTGAGCCGCCGGACCGGTACCGGTACGATCCGTCACACCCGTATATCTCGCCGGCACTCAAGAGGGCGCTGGCGGCCAAGGGCAGCCCGCAGTCCGCCGCGCTTCAGCGGCCGTATGGCACTCCGACGGTTCTGGTGTATACCACCGCGCCACTGACGCACGACCTTACGGTTGCCGGGCCGGTAGACCTGACGCTGGAAGCTTCATCCACGGCCGTCGATACGGATTGGTACGCCTCGCTCTCCGACGTGCAGGCAGACGGCCGGGAGGCCGGACTGGTCAGCGGCGTGCTGCGCGCCAGCTTCCGCAACTCCTCGTCGGCGCCGAAGCCGCTTGTTCCCGGAAAGGTCACACGCTTTCACCTCAACCTGTGGGCGCTGGGAATGGTGTTTCCAAAGGGCCACCGGCTCCGAGTCGCAATCACTTCGAGTGGGTTTCCGACCTATGACAGAAACCTGGACACGGGATCGCTCGAGCCGCACGCCACCACCGGACCTGCCGCTACTGAAAGCATCTATCACACAAAGGTACATGCATCGTATCTTTCGGTCTACACCCTTCCGTAA
- a CDS encoding transglycosylase SLT domain-containing protein → MQTTSPEQAVDPRVHLKRDVSPPGIQRILPPVPAFVVVACLTLSVFGCGKPRRRTTPVRFGPLSSLPGTAPLPLQLTRNELEASIVASLMKRVAGRPDSLDAAARVETNVVPILDRVLALPANMRALRAIAASRHEPFSAARARWEGLLAADIYIESGGLPDAISPAGAVGVSQWMPSSGRGMGLHVDAAASTDLTAQISALQSQGTGGTAPGSPAALAASRIAMLTAERAKADERYNPDLAIAAQTGYLLSEWQHLPAADWLMQAYHGGAGGVKRLIDLFLGASTSTAASIARGAGGSRLSYPMIYFGCSPTSHVRAFTYLYSRSDDHRYYWWKLLAAMQLLAVYRKSPAAAAAEWSQLAPGRLMEAAWYPAGMQQAIPDMPTLLRARAQGVLVPVASSAALAAEPAPLDPIHAEPYACVRPETLGALKLLAAIYRRAGGQARLQLGDLTITVAYQRLQVAKWPDSLQAQPAPEMPDGSATVGPPPAFNYHTTGIAADVLQPKSRLEQLRLLWALGALSDRGIIAWVRSSSGGPARYHLVPNPAYRLALQKVASTGKLPRL, encoded by the coding sequence ATGCAAACAACGTCTCCGGAACAGGCTGTTGATCCACGGGTGCACCTCAAGCGCGACGTTTCGCCACCTGGTATTCAGCGTATACTTCCGCCCGTTCCTGCCTTTGTTGTTGTCGCCTGCCTGACTCTGTCCGTGTTCGGCTGCGGCAAACCTCGCCGGCGCACCACGCCCGTCCGGTTCGGGCCCCTTTCGTCACTGCCCGGAACCGCGCCACTGCCACTGCAGTTGACCCGAAACGAGTTGGAAGCCAGTATTGTGGCGTCACTGATGAAGCGTGTCGCCGGCCGTCCCGATTCACTGGACGCGGCCGCTCGTGTAGAGACGAACGTAGTGCCGATATTGGACCGGGTGCTGGCGCTACCGGCCAATATGCGGGCGCTCCGCGCGATCGCCGCATCACGCCACGAACCGTTCAGCGCGGCTCGTGCCAGGTGGGAGGGTCTGCTGGCTGCCGACATCTACATTGAGTCGGGTGGACTGCCGGACGCAATATCGCCCGCCGGCGCGGTCGGCGTGTCGCAGTGGATGCCCTCTTCCGGGCGCGGCATGGGGCTCCACGTGGATGCGGCTGCGTCCACCGACCTCACCGCCCAAATCAGCGCACTGCAATCGCAAGGTACGGGTGGTACCGCGCCGGGATCCCCCGCAGCCTTGGCGGCAAGCCGGATCGCCATGCTGACCGCGGAGCGTGCAAAGGCAGATGAGCGTTACAATCCCGACCTGGCGATTGCCGCGCAAACGGGCTACCTGCTGTCGGAGTGGCAGCATCTTCCGGCCGCGGACTGGCTTATGCAGGCATATCATGGCGGTGCGGGCGGCGTGAAGCGGCTGATCGATCTTTTTCTCGGCGCGAGTACCAGCACGGCCGCGTCGATCGCACGGGGCGCCGGCGGCTCGCGCCTCTCATACCCCATGATCTACTTTGGCTGCTCGCCCACGAGTCATGTCCGGGCGTTCACCTACCTGTACAGCCGTTCTGACGATCATCGTTACTACTGGTGGAAGCTGCTGGCCGCAATGCAACTGCTGGCGGTGTATCGGAAGTCTCCCGCGGCTGCAGCGGCAGAGTGGTCACAGTTGGCGCCTGGTCGACTGATGGAGGCTGCGTGGTATCCCGCTGGAATGCAGCAGGCTATTCCGGATATGCCCACGCTGCTGCGCGCGCGCGCGCAGGGCGTCCTGGTTCCGGTTGCCAGTTCTGCTGCGTTGGCAGCCGAGCCGGCCCCGCTGGACCCGATTCATGCGGAGCCGTATGCATGCGTGCGCCCGGAAACGCTCGGCGCACTGAAACTGCTGGCGGCGATTTATCGCAGGGCCGGCGGGCAGGCACGGCTTCAACTCGGTGACCTGACGATCACGGTGGCGTACCAGCGCCTTCAAGTGGCCAAGTGGCCGGATTCCCTGCAGGCGCAGCCGGCGCCCGAAATGCCCGATGGCAGCGCAACGGTTGGTCCACCGCCGGCCTTCAACTACCACACCACCGGCATCGCGGCCGATGTGCTGCAGCCGAAATCGCGCCTGGAACAGCTGCGGCTGTTGTGGGCGCTCGGCGCACTTTCCGACCGGGGCATTATCGCCTGGGTTCGCTCCTCCAGCGGCGGCCCAGCGCGCTATCATCTGGTACCCAATCCCGCCTATCGGCTCGCGCTGCAGAAGGTGGCATCCACCGGCAAACTGCCGCGGCTCTAG
- a CDS encoding peptidase E produces the protein MHRSTPTILALGGGRPDNRILARFIVSLADVSAPRVCYIGTAGGDPPDAYRTFAENYSGLGCQPVELSLFRQPEEPLEALVMRQNIIYVGGGNTRNMLALWRLWGLDVILRRAWESGVVLCGSSAGSICWFQQGTTDSWPGRISPLDCLGFLPGSNCPHYHSEPLRRPTYLKMVAEGQLPPGLATDDTVGLLFRGDELERVVSASPDAGAWRVEACAGGVTETPLACRMLAES, from the coding sequence ATGCATCGCTCAACGCCAACCATACTTGCTCTCGGTGGCGGGCGGCCTGACAACCGCATACTGGCGCGCTTCATTGTGTCGCTTGCCGATGTATCGGCGCCTCGGGTCTGTTACATCGGAACTGCCGGCGGCGATCCACCGGACGCGTACCGGACTTTCGCTGAGAACTATTCCGGGCTGGGCTGCCAACCCGTGGAACTCAGTCTGTTCCGCCAGCCGGAGGAGCCTCTGGAAGCGCTTGTGATGCGTCAGAATATCATCTACGTCGGTGGCGGAAACACGCGCAATATGTTGGCCTTGTGGCGTTTGTGGGGCCTGGATGTCATTCTACGGCGAGCCTGGGAGAGTGGTGTCGTGCTGTGCGGCTCCAGCGCGGGCTCAATCTGCTGGTTCCAGCAGGGGACGACCGATTCGTGGCCCGGGCGCATCTCACCACTTGATTGCCTGGGATTTCTGCCCGGCAGCAACTGCCCGCACTATCACTCGGAGCCGCTGCGACGCCCGACCTACCTCAAGATGGTTGCCGAAGGGCAGCTTCCGCCGGGCTTGGCCACAGACGACACCGTTGGATTGTTGTTTCGGGGCGACGAGTTGGAACGCGTGGTAAGCGCCAGTCCGGACGCGGGCGCGTGGCGAGTGGAGGCATGCGCCGGCGGCGTCACGGAGACGCCGTTGGCGTGCCGGATGCTCGCTGAGTCGTAA
- a CDS encoding long-chain fatty acid--CoA ligase, whose translation MDQQPVPETLFALYKRAATARPNGPLFRLCEPDAIRDITGSEFLARAESLACGMLAAGVSAGDRVGIVSENRLEWIETDCAIQCAGAITVALHAPLSAPQVREQFLDSDPALIFVSSATQRDKVLQFHKECSALRGVYTFDHDAATLATPYLDEIAIQPRAELLAQLATRARFSYPDDTAAIIYTSGTTGASRGASLTNRNLISNVASTARMIPPEETPDPVLLNWLPLSHIFARSADLYGPLLRGLIIALTPSIEALPGDLLRIHPDYLCGVPRLWEKLAAAAEPELESGDTGALRRLMGGRLRWGISGGAALNPRIAEAFAAAGVPLYQGYGLTETSPTVTCNFPSHSRLGSSGKAIPDVEVRIAEDGEILTRGPHIMKGYWRKPAETAAVIDADGWFQTGDIGELDDDGYLTITDRKKDILVTAYGKNVAPQQIENRLCSDRFIEQAFVYGDARPFLVALLVPRFKELADWCVESEVPEPVRDAIDQSPQIHELFHQRISIALRDLAPHEQVRRFVLAPGSFSISSGELTVTAKLRRSQILANHREQLDALYELSE comes from the coding sequence GTGGATCAACAGCCTGTTCCGGAGACGTTGTTTGCATTGTATAAGCGGGCCGCAACAGCGCGGCCCAATGGCCCGTTGTTCCGCCTGTGTGAGCCAGATGCGATTCGCGATATCACCGGAAGCGAGTTTCTCGCGCGGGCTGAGTCGCTGGCCTGCGGCATGCTGGCTGCCGGCGTGAGCGCCGGCGACCGTGTGGGAATAGTATCCGAAAACCGGCTGGAATGGATTGAGACCGACTGCGCGATCCAGTGCGCCGGCGCCATCACAGTGGCCCTCCACGCGCCGCTAAGCGCCCCCCAGGTCCGCGAACAGTTTCTGGATTCCGACCCGGCGCTCATTTTCGTATCCTCTGCCACACAGCGCGATAAAGTCCTGCAGTTTCACAAAGAGTGCTCCGCGCTGCGCGGAGTCTACACGTTCGATCATGACGCCGCCACCCTTGCGACGCCGTACCTCGATGAGATCGCCATTCAGCCGAGGGCCGAACTTCTTGCCCAGTTGGCGACGCGCGCCAGGTTCAGCTATCCCGATGACACAGCGGCTATCATCTACACGTCTGGAACCACCGGCGCCAGCCGTGGAGCGTCGCTTACGAACCGCAACCTGATCTCAAACGTAGCCTCAACAGCCCGGATGATTCCACCGGAGGAGACGCCCGATCCGGTCTTGCTCAACTGGCTGCCGCTCAGCCACATCTTCGCGCGTTCGGCCGACCTCTATGGCCCGCTCCTCCGCGGGCTCATCATCGCGCTTACTCCCTCCATCGAGGCGCTGCCCGGTGACCTGCTGCGCATCCATCCGGACTACCTCTGCGGCGTACCGCGCCTCTGGGAGAAGCTGGCAGCCGCGGCGGAGCCGGAGCTGGAGTCCGGCGATACGGGAGCACTGAGGCGATTGATGGGCGGCCGCCTTCGATGGGGCATCAGCGGTGGCGCGGCGCTGAACCCGAGGATTGCCGAGGCGTTTGCCGCAGCCGGCGTACCGCTCTACCAGGGATACGGACTTACTGAAACAAGCCCAACCGTCACGTGCAACTTTCCATCGCACAGTCGGCTTGGAAGCAGCGGAAAAGCCATCCCGGACGTGGAGGTGCGCATCGCCGAGGATGGGGAGATACTCACGCGTGGACCGCACATCATGAAGGGTTACTGGCGCAAACCGGCTGAGACTGCCGCGGTGATCGACGCGGACGGCTGGTTCCAAACCGGCGATATCGGCGAGCTGGACGACGATGGCTACCTGACAATCACCGACCGCAAGAAAGATATTCTGGTGACTGCGTACGGCAAGAACGTGGCGCCGCAACAGATCGAAAACCGGCTCTGCTCGGACCGATTCATTGAGCAGGCGTTTGTCTATGGCGACGCCCGGCCGTTTCTCGTGGCGCTGCTGGTTCCGCGCTTCAAGGAGCTTGCCGATTGGTGCGTCGAATCGGAGGTCCCGGAGCCGGTACGCGATGCCATCGACCAGTCGCCGCAAATCCACGAGCTCTTTCACCAGCGCATCTCGATCGCCCTTCGCGACCTGGCGCCGCATGAGCAGGTGCGCCGTTTCGTGCTGGCGCCCGGCTCGTTCAGCATCTCGTCCGGCGAATTGACGGTTACAGCAAAGCTGAGGCGCTCGCAAATCCTCGCGAACCACCGGGAACAACTCGACGCGCTGTACGAGCTGTCAGAGTAG
- a CDS encoding YIP1 family protein, translated as MDDREAGLAALNDGRLEEAVGFLQKAVAATPDDGAVFQYLAVAQSRSGSHAAAVESITRAVTLDPGNAQARFNMALVLNQAGWPEQAMQAAEQAITLRPDYAQASQLLDQLRAKVAAPSPSPQPQPAAVEPTIGAPVTGGSPPTSAGQTGPTPLGGGPIPLAGGASPGAYGQAPLPGGAPYGAPAAMPRYLNVPAAVEDRFDLLQTWRDAWAVIMSPSQFFAGQLGREGKNAPYAAIVLMALVTCMSVGIGMLVKGQAMFGVLAMVLGTAGLTLVFLIASYIFGGLLHMFARMFGGNGAFDSSYRVTVYSHYPRVFLTAVGLLVAGLMAPAPQVTAMRSGPGTGTARIRVIPAQFNAQAGNQQAPPPFPQGYNGYQTSQAPPPMLAGTSNPLYGLASLIGLVWWFVVAIIGVARVHQIGTGAAFGAVFLATILPGILLIALAVATVLPMIKAMQPH; from the coding sequence ATGGACGATCGAGAAGCTGGACTTGCGGCGCTCAATGACGGCCGGCTGGAAGAAGCGGTCGGTTTTCTGCAGAAAGCTGTGGCCGCCACACCGGATGACGGCGCCGTTTTTCAGTATCTCGCCGTGGCGCAAAGCCGCAGCGGCAGCCATGCAGCTGCCGTAGAGAGCATCACTCGGGCCGTCACGCTAGACCCGGGCAATGCGCAGGCTCGCTTCAACATGGCGCTCGTTCTGAACCAGGCCGGGTGGCCCGAACAGGCGATGCAGGCGGCCGAGCAAGCCATTACGTTGAGGCCGGACTATGCGCAGGCAAGCCAGCTGCTGGATCAGCTCCGCGCGAAGGTTGCTGCGCCGTCTCCGTCGCCCCAGCCACAACCGGCCGCCGTGGAGCCCACGATCGGCGCGCCGGTGACCGGCGGTTCGCCGCCAACGAGCGCGGGCCAAACCGGCCCAACACCCCTTGGCGGCGGCCCGATTCCGCTAGCCGGGGGAGCGTCGCCCGGGGCCTATGGCCAGGCGCCGTTGCCAGGCGGCGCGCCTTATGGCGCTCCGGCGGCGATGCCCCGGTACTTGAATGTGCCCGCAGCCGTTGAAGATCGGTTCGACCTGTTGCAGACATGGCGCGATGCTTGGGCGGTGATCATGTCGCCTTCGCAGTTCTTTGCCGGGCAGCTCGGCCGGGAAGGCAAAAACGCGCCGTACGCGGCGATCGTTCTGATGGCATTAGTGACCTGTATGTCGGTGGGTATTGGCATGCTGGTCAAGGGCCAGGCCATGTTCGGCGTATTAGCGATGGTGCTCGGAACGGCCGGATTAACGTTGGTCTTCCTGATCGCGTCGTACATCTTCGGCGGACTTCTCCATATGTTCGCTCGGATGTTTGGCGGAAACGGCGCGTTTGACAGCTCCTATCGTGTTACCGTCTATTCCCATTACCCACGGGTGTTTCTCACGGCTGTCGGGCTCTTGGTAGCAGGACTGATGGCGCCGGCGCCGCAAGTAACCGCGATGAGAAGCGGCCCCGGAACCGGCACAGCAAGGATTCGCGTGATCCCTGCGCAATTCAACGCTCAGGCCGGTAATCAGCAAGCGCCGCCGCCTTTTCCGCAGGGCTATAACGGTTATCAAACGAGTCAGGCGCCACCGCCCATGTTAGCTGGAACGTCAAATCCGCTGTACGGATTGGCGTCGTTGATTGGCCTCGTCTGGTGGTTTGTGGTGGCAATCATCGGTGTGGCGCGCGTTCACCAGATCGGTACCGGAGCGGCCTTCGGCGCGGTGTTTTTGGCGACGATATTGCCAGGCATCTTGCTGATCGCGCTAGCCGTAGCCACCGTTCTGCCGATGATCAAGGCGATGCAGCCTCACTGA
- a CDS encoding D-lyxose/D-mannose family sugar isomerase: MISQAELDAARARAAGYLDRAGIVLSSAEHGQIEVADFGLGELDQTGLELVVYINTERCCAKELVMFPGQTCPEHWHPPLADDPGKEETFRCRWGEVYLFVPGVATPDPHGAPPSDSAAHYTLQHEVVLKPGDQYTIMPNTPHWFQAGPDGAVVSEFSTKSRDESDVFRDPRIKRETRVID; encoded by the coding sequence ATGATTTCGCAGGCAGAACTGGACGCGGCAAGGGCGCGTGCGGCGGGCTATCTGGACCGGGCGGGTATCGTCCTCTCGAGCGCCGAGCATGGGCAGATCGAAGTGGCTGACTTTGGCCTTGGTGAATTGGACCAAACCGGCCTCGAACTGGTGGTGTACATCAATACGGAGCGGTGCTGCGCCAAGGAGCTTGTGATGTTCCCCGGACAGACCTGCCCCGAGCACTGGCATCCGCCTCTGGCTGACGACCCGGGCAAAGAGGAGACGTTCCGGTGCCGCTGGGGCGAAGTCTACCTGTTCGTACCGGGCGTCGCAACGCCAGACCCACACGGAGCGCCACCCTCGGACAGCGCCGCCCACTATACGCTGCAGCATGAGGTTGTGCTGAAGCCCGGTGATCAGTACACGATCATGCCGAACACGCCACACTGGTTCCAGGCCGGGCCGGATGGCGCGGTTGTGAGTGAGTTCTCCACAAAGAGCAGGGATGAATCGGATGTTTTTCGAGACCCGCGGATTAAACGCGAGACCCGGGTCATCGATTAG
- a CDS encoding right-handed parallel beta-helix repeat-containing protein: protein MRTQTSSKFRALRSGLPSPTLVILLAVAAVNAAFAGPAKPRPITLYAAPEGSDLLNGRLPHRDGAGGGPLRSLDGARRAVRKLRARYPGATIHVLFASGTYRMLHAVTFTGADGASTGAATVFEAAPGARPIFSGGMRIGGWRRKADGTWSAAAPKVDGEALPFEQLWLNGRRLQPARLPAHGYLWVTGAVSAQGSQVVPPDAALRAPSTISSAAFQAEPRVARALAALSAAQLARVVVVVYHSWETSRHHIAGVDAATGIIRLTGHAPWPFLSFSTTQRYALENMPGEMNAGEWLYRPNGSIVIRPPSGASMSTADVEAPISTQFIVIAGTPFDPVRHITFRGLSFQYGQYLLPYAGHADPQAEVSIPAGIQADFATGITLERCAVSHIGIYGVWFREGCTACRVQHCTFEDLGAGGVRIGEPTIRGQAVDRTGRNTVADCSIRGWGRIHTGAIGIWIGQSASNTLTHNLLFSGFYTGISVGWTWGYGPSLALGNRITYNRIRRIGQGVLSDMGGIYLLGTETGALISHNFISDVQGFNHYGRGAWGIYNDEGVVGVTEQDNLVTNTGTGGLHQHYGANNLIVNNIFAFSATGQLQRSLAESHRSFTLEHNIVIWNGSGPLLYGNWHDGAYTADHNLYWNTGQRAVLFEGHTLAQWQALGHEAGSIVADPLFVNASAGDFDLRAGSPAPAIGFVPFDWRAAGVRPAKRRKILN from the coding sequence ATGCGTACTCAAACCAGCAGTAAGTTCCGCGCCTTACGGAGCGGCCTCCCATCGCCTACGCTCGTTATCCTGCTCGCCGTCGCCGCCGTGAACGCGGCGTTTGCAGGCCCGGCCAAACCGCGGCCGATCACGCTCTATGCGGCTCCGGAAGGCAGTGACCTGTTGAATGGCAGACTGCCGCACCGCGATGGGGCCGGTGGCGGGCCGCTGCGCTCGCTGGATGGCGCCCGCCGAGCCGTACGCAAGCTGCGGGCACGTTATCCCGGCGCGACGATCCACGTCCTATTTGCCTCCGGCACGTACCGGATGCTGCATGCCGTAACCTTCACCGGCGCCGACGGCGCCTCAACCGGCGCGGCCACGGTGTTCGAAGCGGCGCCGGGCGCCCGACCGATCTTTAGCGGTGGCATGCGGATTGGCGGCTGGCGCCGTAAAGCCGATGGAACCTGGAGTGCCGCCGCACCGAAGGTGGATGGTGAGGCGCTTCCATTCGAGCAGTTATGGCTCAACGGGCGCCGGCTCCAGCCGGCCCGGTTACCCGCCCACGGTTACCTTTGGGTCACCGGCGCGGTATCGGCGCAAGGCAGCCAGGTAGTGCCGCCGGACGCGGCGCTGCGGGCGCCGTCCACGATATCAAGCGCCGCATTTCAGGCTGAGCCCCGGGTTGCAAGGGCACTGGCAGCGCTCTCTGCGGCGCAGCTGGCTCGCGTCGTGGTGGTTGTCTACCACTCATGGGAGACGTCGCGGCACCATATTGCCGGTGTCGACGCTGCCACAGGGATCATCCGTCTGACCGGGCACGCACCATGGCCGTTCCTCTCATTCAGCACCACCCAGCGCTACGCGCTGGAAAACATGCCGGGCGAGATGAACGCCGGAGAATGGCTCTACCGACCGAACGGCTCGATCGTAATCCGGCCGCCGTCCGGGGCTAGCATGAGCACGGCAGACGTTGAGGCGCCGATCTCCACGCAGTTCATCGTGATCGCGGGAACACCTTTCGACCCGGTGCGCCACATCACCTTCCGTGGCCTGTCGTTTCAATATGGCCAGTACCTGCTGCCGTACGCGGGCCACGCAGATCCGCAGGCGGAGGTCTCTATTCCCGCCGGCATTCAGGCCGATTTTGCCACTGGAATCACGCTGGAGCGGTGCGCGGTGTCACACATTGGGATCTACGGCGTGTGGTTTCGTGAAGGCTGTACCGCTTGCCGGGTGCAGCACTGCACATTCGAGGATCTCGGCGCAGGCGGCGTCAGGATCGGTGAGCCGACGATCCGGGGGCAGGCCGTCGACCGGACTGGCCGCAACACAGTGGCAGACTGCAGCATCCGCGGTTGGGGCAGAATCCATACAGGCGCCATTGGAATCTGGATTGGCCAAAGCGCAAGCAACACCCTGACGCACAACCTGCTGTTTAGCGGATTCTACACCGGAATCTCGGTCGGCTGGACGTGGGGATATGGGCCGAGCCTGGCGCTGGGGAACCGCATCACATACAATCGGATCCGCCGCATCGGTCAGGGCGTTTTGAGCGATATGGGCGGCATCTATCTTCTCGGCACGGAGACCGGTGCGCTCATCAGCCACAACTTCATCTCAGACGTTCAGGGCTTCAACCACTACGGGCGCGGAGCCTGGGGCATCTACAACGACGAAGGCGTGGTGGGTGTGACCGAGCAGGACAACCTGGTTACCAACACAGGCACCGGCGGCCTCCACCAGCATTACGGCGCCAACAACCTGATTGTCAACAATATCTTTGCCTTTAGCGCAACCGGCCAACTGCAGCGGTCGCTCGCGGAATCGCACAGATCCTTCACCCTGGAGCATAACATTGTGATCTGGAACGGCAGCGGGCCTCTGCTCTACGGCAACTGGCACGACGGCGCCTATACTGCGGATCATAACCTCTACTGGAACACCGGGCAGCGGGCGGTACTGTTTGAAGGGCACACGTTGGCCCAGTGGCAGGCGTTGGGACACGAAGCCGGTTCGATCGTGGCCGACCCCCTCTTCGTAAACGCATCGGCGGGAGATTTCGACCTGAGAGCCGGATCACCGGCGCCGGCTATAGGCTTTGTACCGTTCGATTGGCGCGCGGCCGGCGTTCGCCCGGCAAAACGTCGCAAGATCTTGAATTAG